From a single Aureimonas sp. AU20 genomic region:
- a CDS encoding GntR family transcriptional regulator — MTKDSTPDGQADATDRASVICRAIRRAILERALAPGDKLPEDQLGERFGVSRTLARHALGQLASEGLVELRRNRIAVVATPSFEEARDEFDIRIELERLVVRRLAGHLSPRQLAELAEHVAAEEAARGGPETTSLRLATEFHVRLAEMTGRPTLSRYVRETAYRSCLSLATFGRPHSSECAISEHREVLTALEAGDETSAAELMAHHLDQVAQRALLKAPEARGDLMEILAPYAETDVPAPRRRRKQAAEG, encoded by the coding sequence GTGACGAAGGACTCGACACCCGACGGTCAGGCGGATGCGACGGACCGCGCGTCGGTGATCTGCCGCGCCATCCGGCGGGCCATTCTGGAGCGGGCGCTGGCGCCGGGCGACAAGCTGCCGGAGGACCAGTTGGGCGAGCGCTTCGGCGTCAGCCGGACGCTGGCGCGCCACGCGCTCGGCCAGCTCGCCTCGGAAGGGCTGGTGGAGCTCAGGCGCAACCGGATCGCCGTGGTGGCGACGCCCTCATTCGAGGAGGCGCGCGACGAGTTCGACATCCGCATCGAGCTGGAGCGCCTCGTGGTGCGGCGCCTCGCCGGCCACCTGTCGCCGCGCCAGCTGGCCGAGCTGGCCGAGCATGTGGCGGCGGAGGAGGCGGCGCGCGGCGGGCCGGAAACCACCTCGCTCCGCCTTGCCACCGAGTTCCACGTGCGGCTGGCCGAGATGACGGGGCGCCCGACCCTGTCGCGCTATGTCCGCGAGACCGCCTATCGCTCCTGCCTGTCGCTCGCGACCTTCGGCCGCCCGCATTCCTCGGAATGCGCGATCTCGGAGCATCGCGAGGTGCTGACGGCGCTGGAAGCGGGCGACGAGACCAGCGCCGCCGAACTCATGGCCCATCATCTCGACCAGGTCGCGCAGCGCGCCCTGTTGAAGGCGCCGGAGGCGCGGGGCGATCTGATGGAGATCCTGGCCCCCTATGCCGAAACCGATGTGCCCGCCCCGCGCCGCCGCCGCAAGCAGGCGGCCGAGGGCTGA
- a CDS encoding nuclear transport factor 2 family protein: protein MADKLHTERNEADVAIVRAYLEASMVPDPDRAAGFMAPGCTITFTGGRAFSHPSGPTSVNAARYKWVKKRMERFDVAPGDGVTTVYSCGYLYGEWPDGTPFDNNRYVDRFEVVNGRITKMDVWNDSAEWILDPALRR, encoded by the coding sequence ATGGCTGATAAATTGCATACAGAACGAAACGAAGCGGATGTCGCGATCGTCCGCGCCTATCTCGAAGCCTCCATGGTGCCCGACCCCGACAGGGCCGCCGGCTTCATGGCGCCGGGCTGCACCATCACCTTCACCGGCGGCCGCGCGTTCAGCCATCCCAGCGGCCCGACCTCGGTCAATGCGGCGCGCTACAAATGGGTGAAGAAGCGCATGGAGCGCTTCGACGTGGCGCCGGGCGACGGCGTCACCACGGTCTATTCCTGCGGCTATCTCTATGGCGAATGGCCGGACGGCACGCCCTTCGACAACAATCGCTATGTCGATCGCTTCGAGGTCGTGAACGGACGCATCACCAAGATGGATGTCTGGAACGACTCGGCGGAATGGATTCTGGACCCGGCTCTGCGGCGCTGA
- a CDS encoding ABC transporter substrate-binding protein, with protein MTRIKLAALAAALLTIASPAAAKSLTVGANIGNVPWEFQDEKSETVGFEVELVKEMAKRMGYDETSFENIPFNGLFSAVQSGRIDAAISSITITKKRLESVSFAQPYYDSDQSLSVLKSSGIEGLKGLNGKVVGVDTGSTGDIYATAHEKELGLSEIRRFEGLSPAMLDLAAGRIDGYISDIPAVAYYIKDKPQYAVVERIPTGEQYSVMFAKDSPLVAEATKAITAMKTDGFLSGLHEKWFGTKPDAATSTVKVAETPKL; from the coding sequence ATGACCCGCATCAAACTGGCCGCGCTGGCCGCCGCCCTCCTGACGATCGCCAGCCCCGCCGCGGCCAAGTCGCTGACGGTCGGCGCCAATATCGGCAACGTGCCTTGGGAGTTTCAGGACGAAAAATCGGAAACCGTGGGTTTCGAGGTCGAGCTGGTCAAGGAAATGGCCAAGCGCATGGGTTATGACGAGACGAGCTTCGAGAACATTCCCTTCAACGGCCTGTTCTCGGCCGTCCAGTCCGGCCGCATCGACGCCGCGATCTCGTCCATCACCATCACCAAGAAGCGGCTGGAATCGGTCTCCTTCGCCCAGCCCTATTACGACAGCGACCAGTCGCTCTCGGTTCTCAAATCCTCCGGCATCGAAGGCCTGAAGGGGCTAAACGGCAAGGTCGTCGGCGTCGACACCGGCTCGACCGGCGACATCTACGCCACCGCTCACGAGAAGGAACTCGGCCTCTCCGAGATCCGCCGCTTCGAGGGCCTGTCGCCCGCCATGCTGGATCTCGCCGCCGGTCGCATCGACGGCTACATTTCCGACATTCCGGCCGTCGCCTACTACATCAAGGACAAGCCGCAATATGCCGTGGTGGAGCGCATCCCGACGGGCGAGCAATATTCGGTCATGTTCGCCAAGGATTCGCCCCTCGTCGCCGAGGCCACAAAGGCGATCACCGCGATGAAGACGGACGGGTTCCTGTCCGGGCTGCACGAGAAGTGGTTCGGCACCAAGCCGGACGCCGCGACCTCGACGGTCAAGGTCGCCGAGACGCCCAAGCTCTGA
- a CDS encoding amino acid ABC transporter permease, translated as MDIVTTFFNMDVLWRSMPQLLQGLWRTILLGGLSIVLGLLGGLGLALMRLYAPRPLRWLSICYIDVFRALPVLVWLVIVYYAFPFIGIRLSPFASACLALTTVSSAYTAEIYRAGIEAIPRGQFEAAQSIGLNAVDVMRDVVLPQAVRIVIPPLTNNSINVMKDTALASVVALPDLLKQATQAQALAANPTPLIGAAMLYLILLLPLVRLVARFEKRYSAREAR; from the coding sequence ATGGACATCGTCACCACCTTCTTCAACATGGACGTGCTATGGCGCTCCATGCCGCAGCTCCTGCAGGGGCTCTGGCGCACGATCCTTCTCGGCGGCCTGTCCATCGTGCTCGGGCTTCTCGGCGGGCTGGGCCTGGCCCTGATGCGGCTCTACGCGCCGCGCCCGCTGCGCTGGCTGAGCATCTGTTATATCGACGTGTTCCGCGCGCTGCCCGTCCTCGTCTGGCTGGTCATCGTCTATTACGCCTTTCCCTTCATCGGCATTCGGCTCTCGCCCTTCGCCTCGGCCTGTCTGGCGCTGACCACAGTGTCCTCCGCCTACACCGCCGAGATCTACCGCGCCGGCATCGAGGCCATTCCGCGCGGCCAGTTCGAGGCCGCGCAGTCGATCGGGCTCAACGCCGTGGACGTGATGCGCGACGTCGTGCTGCCGCAGGCCGTGCGCATCGTCATTCCGCCGCTGACCAACAACTCGATCAACGTCATGAAAGACACCGCGCTCGCCTCCGTCGTCGCCCTGCCGGACCTTCTGAAACAGGCGACGCAGGCGCAGGCGCTCGCCGCCAATCCGACGCCGCTGATCGGCGCGGCCATGCTCTATCTCATCCTGCTTCTGCCGCTGGTGCGCCTCGTCGCCCGGTTCGAGAAGCGCTATTCGGCGCGGGAGGCCCGCTGA
- a CDS encoding amino acid ABC transporter ATP-binding protein — MAVTANEPIIRMRGVAKRYGTFQALKGVDLEVAAGEVVVLLGPSGSGKSTLIRCINHLEEYDAGDVFVGGVRVERGRNLLKVRQQTGMVFQAFNLFPNLSVLDNVALGPVRVKKLSWEASRAKARTLLDRVGIAAQAEKFPTQLSGGQQQRVGIARALAMEPRILLFDEPTSALDPEMVGEVLDVIKGLAHSGVTLVLVTHEMGFARQVADRIVFMEEGEIREVSTPDVFFTSTRNERARAFLDAVLNH; from the coding sequence ATGGCCGTTACAGCCAACGAGCCGATCATCCGCATGCGCGGCGTCGCCAAGCGCTACGGCACGTTCCAGGCGCTGAAGGGCGTCGATCTGGAAGTGGCGGCCGGCGAGGTCGTGGTGCTGCTCGGGCCGTCCGGCTCGGGCAAGTCCACGCTCATCCGCTGCATCAACCATCTGGAGGAATACGACGCGGGCGACGTCTTCGTCGGCGGCGTCCGGGTGGAGCGCGGGCGCAACCTCCTGAAGGTTCGCCAGCAGACCGGCATGGTGTTCCAGGCCTTCAACCTGTTTCCCAATCTCTCCGTGCTCGACAATGTCGCGCTCGGGCCGGTCCGGGTGAAGAAGCTTTCCTGGGAAGCCAGCCGCGCCAAGGCGCGCACGCTGCTCGACCGGGTCGGCATCGCAGCGCAGGCGGAGAAGTTTCCGACGCAGCTTTCGGGCGGCCAGCAGCAGCGCGTCGGCATCGCCCGCGCGCTCGCCATGGAGCCGCGCATTCTCCTGTTCGACGAGCCGACCTCGGCGCTCGACCCCGAAATGGTGGGCGAGGTGCTCGACGTCATCAAGGGTCTGGCCCATTCCGGCGTGACGCTGGTTCTCGTGACCCACGAGATGGGCTTCGCCCGGCAGGTGGCCGACCGCATCGTCTTCATGGAGGAGGGCGAGATCCGGGAGGTCTCGACGCCCGACGTGTTCTTCACCTCGACCCGCAACGAGCGGGCGCGGGCCTTTCTCGACGCCGTTCTCAACCACTGA
- a CDS encoding cysteine desulfurase-like protein — protein sequence MTLDLDFVRAQFPALQGEWAYMDNAGGSQVLRRVADRVFDYLLTTNVQTGASYEPSRVSTERVSQSRTAFARFMNCDPGEIVMGASTTALIRYLSESMVGRLQPGDEIILTNTDHEANIGPWLKHEARGVVIRWWRCDPETFELNLEDLKGLMTERTKLVCVTHASNILGTINPIRQIADIVHGGGAELCVDAVAYAPHRAIDVKALDADYYIFSVYKVFGPHHAVMFGKREKLLELDNIYHYFFDKGRVPHKLEPGNINYECAFGSIGAVDYVEELGARDGAAPGRASVEAGFAAIAEQERALTAQLMDFLASRNSVRVIGRTSSAIADRVSTVSFTVGEESSKRIVEAVDKAQVGIRYGDFYAKRIVEEHGLTRTDGVVRVSMVHYNTAAELNRLIAALEPAL from the coding sequence ATGACCCTCGATCTCGACTTCGTCCGCGCCCAGTTTCCCGCCCTCCAGGGCGAATGGGCCTATATGGACAATGCCGGCGGCAGCCAGGTTCTGCGCCGCGTCGCCGACCGCGTCTTCGACTATCTCCTGACCACCAATGTCCAGACCGGCGCGAGCTACGAGCCGAGCCGCGTCTCGACCGAGCGCGTGTCCCAGTCGCGCACCGCCTTCGCGCGGTTCATGAACTGCGATCCCGGCGAAATCGTCATGGGCGCCTCGACCACGGCCCTGATCCGCTATCTCTCCGAATCCATGGTGGGCCGGTTGCAGCCGGGCGACGAGATCATCCTCACCAACACCGACCACGAGGCCAATATCGGCCCCTGGCTGAAGCACGAGGCGCGCGGCGTGGTGATCCGCTGGTGGCGCTGCGACCCCGAGACGTTCGAGCTCAACCTTGAAGACCTGAAAGGCCTGATGACCGAGCGCACCAAGCTCGTCTGCGTCACACACGCCTCCAACATTCTGGGCACGATCAACCCGATCCGCCAGATCGCCGACATCGTTCACGGGGGCGGCGCCGAGCTTTGCGTCGACGCCGTCGCCTACGCCCCGCACCGGGCGATCGACGTGAAGGCGCTGGACGCCGACTATTACATCTTCAGCGTCTATAAGGTGTTCGGGCCGCATCATGCCGTGATGTTCGGCAAGCGGGAGAAGCTGCTCGAACTCGACAATATCTACCACTATTTCTTCGACAAGGGCCGCGTGCCGCACAAGCTGGAGCCCGGCAACATCAACTACGAATGCGCCTTCGGCTCGATCGGCGCGGTGGACTATGTCGAGGAACTCGGTGCCCGCGACGGAGCCGCGCCCGGCCGCGCGAGCGTCGAGGCGGGCTTTGCCGCGATCGCCGAGCAGGAACGGGCGCTGACCGCGCAGCTCATGGACTTTCTCGCCAGTCGCAATTCGGTGCGCGTCATCGGGCGCACCTCCAGCGCGATCGCGGACCGCGTCTCCACCGTCTCCTTCACCGTGGGCGAGGAAAGCTCGAAGCGGATCGTGGAGGCCGTGGACAAGGCGCAGGTCGGCATCCGCTACGGCGACTTCTACGCCAAGCGCATCGTGGAGGAGCATGGGCTCACGCGCACCGACGGCGTGGTGCGCGTGTCCATGGTTCATTACAACACGGCCGCCGAGCTGAACCGGCTGATCGCCGCGCTGGAGCCCGCGCTGTGA
- the hydA gene encoding dihydropyrimidinase → MTAPFDLVIRGGTVATASDVFAADIGVRDGRIVQIGEALGEGAETIDATGRFVLPGGIDSHVHLSQPSGEGITMADDFESGTRSALFGGNTTILPFCLQEKGQSIREALKCYHALAEGQCYTDHSFHMIVSDPTAAVLGQELPALVADGYTSFKVFMTYEGLRLNDREILETMDVARRTGALVMVHCENEDAIRYLIGRHEAEGDVAPRAHATTRPVAVEREATHRALSLAEVVDVPVVIVHVSNGPAIEEIARARARGRKVIGETCPQYLMLTADDLEGMDWEGAKFVCSPPPRDKASQDACWTGLESGTFDLFSSDHCPFRYDDSAGKLNPKGRTSFRHIPNGIPGVETRLPILFSEGVMKGRIDLPRFVALTSTNHAKVYGLERKGRIAVGMDADIAIWDPAARRTIRHADLHDGADYSPYEGVPIQGWPTDVILGGKVMIRDGALEGRKGDGRYRPRALPRL, encoded by the coding sequence GTGACGGCGCCGTTCGACCTCGTCATCCGGGGCGGCACGGTCGCCACCGCGTCGGACGTCTTCGCCGCCGATATCGGGGTGCGCGACGGGCGCATCGTGCAGATCGGCGAGGCGCTGGGCGAGGGGGCGGAGACGATCGACGCCACCGGCCGCTTCGTCCTGCCCGGCGGCATCGACAGCCATGTCCACCTGTCCCAGCCGTCGGGGGAGGGCATCACCATGGCCGACGATTTCGAAAGCGGCACGCGCTCCGCACTGTTCGGCGGCAACACGACCATCCTGCCCTTCTGCCTGCAGGAGAAAGGCCAGTCGATCCGCGAGGCGCTGAAGTGCTACCACGCGCTGGCCGAGGGCCAGTGCTACACCGACCATTCCTTCCATATGATCGTTTCCGACCCCACGGCCGCCGTGCTCGGCCAGGAACTGCCCGCCCTGGTGGCGGACGGTTACACCTCGTTCAAAGTCTTCATGACCTATGAGGGTCTGCGGCTGAACGACCGGGAGATCTTGGAGACGATGGACGTCGCCCGGCGCACCGGCGCGCTGGTCATGGTTCATTGCGAGAACGAGGACGCGATCCGCTATCTCATCGGCCGGCACGAGGCGGAGGGGGATGTGGCACCTCGCGCCCATGCCACGACGCGCCCCGTCGCGGTGGAGCGCGAGGCGACGCACCGCGCCCTGTCGCTGGCCGAAGTGGTGGACGTGCCGGTGGTCATCGTCCACGTGTCCAACGGGCCGGCGATCGAGGAGATCGCCCGCGCGCGGGCGCGGGGCCGCAAGGTCATCGGCGAGACCTGCCCGCAATATCTCATGCTCACCGCCGACGATCTGGAGGGCATGGACTGGGAGGGCGCCAAGTTCGTTTGCTCGCCGCCGCCGCGCGACAAGGCTTCGCAGGACGCCTGCTGGACCGGGCTGGAAAGCGGCACGTTCGACCTCTTCTCCTCCGACCATTGCCCCTTTCGCTACGACGACTCCGCCGGCAAGCTGAACCCCAAGGGCAGGACGAGCTTCCGCCATATCCCGAACGGAATTCCCGGTGTCGAGACACGGCTGCCCATCCTCTTCTCGGAAGGGGTGATGAAGGGGCGGATCGATCTTCCCCGCTTCGTCGCGCTGACGAGCACCAACCATGCCAAGGTCTATGGCCTGGAGCGCAAGGGCCGCATCGCGGTCGGCATGGATGCCGACATCGCGATCTGGGACCCGGCCGCCCGCCGCACGATCCGCCATGCGGACCTGCACGACGGGGCGGACTACAGCCCTTATGAGGGCGTGCCGATCCAGGGTTGGCCGACGGATGTGATCCTTGGTGGCAAGGTCATGATCCGCGACGGTGCGCTGGAAGGCCGGAAGGGCGACGGGCGCTACCGGCCGCGCGCGCTGCCGCGTCTTTGA
- a CDS encoding methyl-accepting chemotaxis protein, with protein MLSMSNLRMKAKIVLLFTIIAATMIAAVAVIFSGKTTLSNTMRWNDHTHDVMADVDQLTAAMVDRETGMRGFLITGAPANLDPYRAGSARFADALREAREMTADNPAQQTRLARVGELADQWTSEVAEPAIALMADPATRERAWNFEITNAGKKTMDELRAVTGEIISTEKGLLEIRQKDAASAERMIEWAIGGGLFGMIAMLVISGIMLVRATSAPLQRAVGLAQAISAGDLTQSVEIRGRDEIADLQRAMNAMSGKLREIISDVIGSAQQVAAGSHQSASTAEQLSQGASEQAASTEQLGQGTVEQAASAQLLSRGISEQAASTERLSQGATEQAAATEQASAAMEEMSANIRQTAENATTTEKIAAQASVNAEKSGKAVANSVEAMRTIAGKIRIVQEIARQTDLLALNAAIEAARAGQHGKGFAVVASEVRKLAERSQQAAAEISDLSTSTLSISEEAGRMLEQLVPDIQRTSELVGEISAACREQNTGAEQINQAIQQLDKVTQQTSEAVQQLDEVAQQNAKAVQQLDEIAQQNAAAVHQLDQITQQNASASNEMSATAEQLSAEASRLTDRVAFFRLGAETEATHRPAAPARSDVRALQAEVDRFATSRPPVVKPLAAKPLAVKLPVAKPAAAASAAPAPRALPAKRIARGGIALDLGPEEGETAFEKMSS; from the coding sequence ATGCTCAGCATGTCGAATCTTCGAATGAAGGCCAAGATCGTCCTTCTGTTCACGATCATAGCCGCCACGATGATCGCGGCGGTCGCCGTGATCTTCAGCGGCAAGACCACCTTGTCCAACACGATGCGATGGAACGACCACACGCATGATGTGATGGCCGACGTGGACCAGCTGACGGCTGCGATGGTCGACCGGGAAACCGGCATGCGCGGCTTCCTCATCACCGGCGCGCCCGCCAATCTGGATCCCTACCGCGCGGGCTCGGCCCGGTTCGCCGACGCTCTGCGCGAAGCGCGCGAGATGACGGCCGACAACCCGGCGCAGCAGACCCGCCTGGCGCGGGTCGGCGAGCTCGCCGATCAATGGACGAGCGAGGTGGCCGAGCCGGCGATCGCGCTGATGGCCGATCCCGCGACGCGCGAGCGCGCCTGGAACTTCGAGATCACCAATGCCGGCAAGAAGACGATGGACGAGCTGCGCGCGGTGACGGGCGAGATCATCTCCACTGAGAAGGGACTCTTGGAAATCCGTCAGAAGGACGCCGCTTCGGCCGAGCGGATGATCGAATGGGCGATCGGCGGTGGCCTCTTCGGCATGATCGCGATGCTCGTGATCTCCGGCATCATGCTGGTGCGCGCCACTTCCGCGCCCTTGCAGCGCGCCGTCGGTCTGGCGCAGGCCATCAGCGCGGGCGATCTCACGCAGTCCGTCGAGATCAGGGGGCGCGACGAGATCGCCGACCTTCAGCGCGCCATGAACGCGATGAGCGGGAAGCTTCGCGAGATCATCTCCGACGTCATCGGCTCGGCCCAGCAGGTCGCCGCCGGTTCGCACCAGTCGGCGAGCACGGCCGAGCAGCTGAGCCAGGGCGCCAGCGAGCAGGCCGCCTCCACCGAGCAGCTGGGGCAGGGAACGGTCGAGCAGGCCGCCTCGGCCCAGCTTCTGAGCCGCGGCATTTCCGAACAGGCCGCCTCCACCGAGCGGCTCAGCCAGGGCGCCACGGAACAGGCCGCCGCCACCGAGCAGGCCTCGGCCGCGATGGAGGAAATGTCGGCCAACATTCGCCAGACCGCCGAGAACGCCACGACCACGGAAAAGATCGCCGCGCAGGCCTCGGTGAACGCCGAGAAGAGCGGCAAGGCGGTCGCCAATTCCGTGGAGGCGATGCGCACCATCGCCGGCAAGATCCGCATCGTCCAGGAAATCGCCCGCCAGACCGATCTTCTGGCCCTCAACGCAGCCATCGAGGCCGCCCGCGCCGGCCAGCACGGCAAGGGTTTCGCGGTGGTGGCCTCGGAAGTGCGCAAGCTCGCCGAGCGCTCGCAGCAGGCGGCGGCCGAGATCAGCGACCTGTCGACCTCGACGCTCTCGATCTCCGAGGAAGCGGGGCGGATGCTCGAGCAGCTCGTGCCCGACATCCAGCGCACCTCGGAACTGGTGGGCGAGATTTCGGCGGCCTGCCGCGAGCAGAACACCGGCGCCGAGCAGATCAACCAGGCGATCCAGCAGCTCGACAAGGTGACGCAGCAGACCAGCGAGGCCGTGCAGCAACTGGACGAGGTGGCGCAGCAGAACGCCAAGGCCGTGCAGCAGCTCGACGAGATCGCCCAGCAGAACGCCGCCGCCGTTCACCAGCTCGACCAGATCACCCAGCAGAACGCCTCGGCCTCCAACGAGATGTCCGCGACCGCCGAGCAGCTCTCGGCCGAGGCCTCGCGCCTGACCGATCGCGTCGCCTTCTTCCGTCTCGGCGCGGAAACCGAAGCGACGCACCGGCCGGCAGCGCCCGCGCGCTCCGACGTGCGCGCGCTTCAGGCGGAGGTGGATCGCTTCGCCACGAGCCGCCCGCCCGTCGTGAAGCCGCTCGCCGCCAAGCCCCTGGCCGTGAAGTTGCCCGTCGCCAAGCCGGCGGCCGCCGCGTCGGCCGCCCCAGCGCCCCGCGCGCTCCCCGCCAAGCGCATCGCCCGGGGCGGCATCGCCCTCGACCTCGGACCGGAGGAAGGCGAGACGGCCTTCGAGAAGATGAGCTCGTAA
- a CDS encoding esterase-like activity of phytase family protein: protein MRIRRLTALFLAAAAFAGAARAEPVAYPKASVSEAPGEETAVLNGETFVNHGLVAAARVPAANLDFLGDTLGSFSAMLIEPGSWQKTAEGYTARLRTLPDRGYNEPDKGFFSDYQGRLVDFDLSLKLDGKAGTLSVTPTGTGTPLTGFDGKPTTGADPASHTMTENGHVLPSPAEGALGAGRLSLDAEGVARRADGRIYVSDEYAADIYLFAADGRLEGIIDPSPAIVPMTDGRIDDNSLKAPDTGRRNNQGLEALSISPDGKTLFAVLQSGAVQDSSASKNQANRATTRVYVYDISADALPKAPKAVYALELPVYSKKGNGEIDATAALSEMAALSDHQFLLLTRDGNGWGCGCKNPEMVKQILVVDTAGATNLAGTDFETTTKPIAPKVGERNVLDPAITPVKSAVLVNMLNPVQLARVGLNIDNEKADAKTLSEKWEALALAPARDPNAPNDVFLFVGNDNDFLTTKGVMQGKSYDAGLDNDSMVLAYRLTLPETVKLGW from the coding sequence ATGCGCATTCGCCGTCTCACCGCGCTGTTCCTCGCCGCCGCCGCCTTTGCCGGTGCGGCGCGGGCCGAGCCGGTCGCCTATCCCAAGGCTTCCGTGTCGGAGGCGCCGGGCGAGGAAACGGCCGTGCTGAACGGCGAAACCTTCGTCAATCACGGGCTCGTCGCGGCGGCGCGCGTGCCCGCCGCCAATCTCGACTTCCTCGGCGACACGCTCGGCTCCTTCTCGGCCATGCTGATCGAGCCGGGCAGCTGGCAGAAGACGGCGGAGGGCTACACCGCGCGCCTGCGCACCCTGCCCGATCGCGGCTACAACGAGCCGGACAAGGGCTTCTTCTCCGACTACCAGGGCCGGCTGGTGGATTTCGACCTGTCGCTGAAGCTCGACGGCAAGGCCGGCACGCTGAGCGTGACGCCCACGGGCACCGGCACGCCGCTCACCGGCTTCGACGGCAAGCCGACCACGGGCGCGGACCCCGCCAGCCACACGATGACCGAGAACGGCCATGTCCTGCCCTCGCCGGCCGAGGGAGCGCTCGGCGCCGGCCGCCTGTCGCTCGACGCCGAAGGCGTGGCGCGCCGGGCCGACGGGCGCATCTATGTCAGCGACGAATATGCCGCCGACATCTATCTCTTCGCCGCCGACGGCCGCCTGGAAGGCATCATCGACCCCAGCCCCGCCATCGTGCCGATGACCGACGGACGGATCGACGACAATTCTCTGAAGGCCCCGGACACGGGCCGTCGCAACAACCAGGGGCTGGAAGCCCTGTCGATCTCGCCGGACGGCAAGACGCTGTTCGCCGTGCTGCAGAGTGGCGCGGTGCAGGATTCCTCGGCCTCCAAGAACCAGGCCAACCGCGCCACGACCCGCGTCTATGTCTACGACATCTCGGCCGACGCGCTGCCCAAGGCGCCCAAGGCCGTCTACGCCCTGGAGTTGCCGGTCTATTCCAAGAAGGGCAATGGCGAGATCGACGCGACCGCCGCGCTGAGCGAGATGGCCGCGCTCAGCGACCACCAGTTCCTGCTTCTGACGCGCGACGGCAACGGCTGGGGCTGCGGCTGCAAGAACCCCGAAATGGTCAAGCAGATCCTGGTGGTGGACACCGCCGGCGCCACCAATCTGGCGGGCACCGACTTTGAGACGACCACCAAACCGATCGCCCCCAAGGTTGGCGAGCGCAACGTGCTCGACCCCGCCATCACGCCGGTGAAATCCGCCGTTCTCGTCAACATGCTGAACCCCGTGCAGCTGGCACGCGTCGGGCTCAACATCGACAACGAAAAGGCCGACGCCAAGACCCTGTCGGAAAAGTGGGAGGCGCTGGCCCTGGCCCCGGCGCGCGACCCGAACGCCCCCAACGACGTCTTCCTCTTCGTCGGCAACGACAACGACTTCCTCACCACCAAGGGCGTGATGCAGGGCAAGAGCTACGATGCCGGACTCGACAATGACAGCATGGTCCTGGCCTACCGCCTGACCCTGCCCGAGACCGTGAAGCTCGGCTGGTAA
- a CDS encoding DUF1127 domain-containing protein yields MTLARLFEDKTQFRPNARELNRMTARELSDIGMSRFDMPTARRTAR; encoded by the coding sequence ATGACCCTCGCTCGCCTCTTCGAAGACAAGACCCAGTTTCGCCCCAATGCGCGCGAGCTGAACCGCATGACGGCCCGTGAGCTGTCCGACATCGGGATGTCCCGCTTCGACATGCCGACCGCCCGCCGCACGGCGCGCTAA